The following are encoded together in the Oreochromis aureus strain Israel breed Guangdong linkage group 18, ZZ_aureus, whole genome shotgun sequence genome:
- the LOC120434375 gene encoding probable Bax inhibitor 1 — MNAFDHSKTDALFQFSHISHSTQEHLKKVYSSLAICMCLAAVGSYVYIYLVACLVTVSAASPLAVLGLLICLSVATLTSLGLFIWFAVTPHNPETERKRLAFLEGFALLTGFSLGPILDDVIAVDPNVIATAFVGTSVIFICFTLSALYDTHRGHLFLRGTLMSGCSILFLVSLTNVFFGSTLLFEANTYLGLLVMCGFVLFDTQLIIEKAENGDEDYIWHCVTLFDDFISIFRRLMIILYTKEKAKKTKTVSERILCKIIPTDV; from the coding sequence ATGAACGCGTTTGACCACAGCAAGACAGATGCTCTCTTCCAGTTCTCCCACATATCTCACTCCACCCAGGAGCACTTGAAGAAAGTGTACTCAAGCTTGGCAATTTGTATGTGTCTGGCTGCTGTCGGCTCCTACGTCTACATCTATCTGGTCGCATGCCTGGTTACAGTGAGTGCGGCGTCCCCCCTCGCAGTCCTGGGGTTGTTGATCTGTCTTTCGGTGGCTACCCTCACCTCACTGGGGTTGTTTATCTGGTTTGCCGTGACCCCCCATAACCCTGAGACAGAAAGGAAGAGACTTGCTTTCCTTGAAGGATTTGCTTTGCTCACAGGTTTTAGCCTTGGACCCATACTGGACGATGTCATCGCTGTCGATCCGAATGTCATCGCGACCGCCTTCGTGGGAACCTCGGTGATTTTCATCTGCTTCACTCTCAGCGCCTTGTACGACACACACAGGGGCCACCTGTTCCTCCGAGGCACACTCATGTCCGGCTGTTCTATTCTGTTCCTGGTGTCTCTGACAAACGTGTTCTTTGGATCTACGCTTCTGTTTGAGGCGAACACCTACCTGGGACTGCTCGTCATGTGCGGCTTTGTCCTGTTTGACACTCAGCTCATTATCGAGAAAGCAGAGAACGGGGACGAGGACTACATCTGGCACTGTGTGACCTTGTTTGATGATTTCATCAGCATTTTTAGGAGACTGATGATCATCCTTTACACGAAGGAGAAGGCCAAGAAGACGAAGACGGTGTCTGAACGTATTCTGTGCAAGATAATACCGACCGATGTGTGA